A region of Massilia sp. WG5 DNA encodes the following proteins:
- the fliL gene encoding flagellar basal body-associated protein FliL, producing MKADPKADAAAAPAGGKNKLFMMIGAAVLVLGLGGGAGWYFMHGSGNAEASEPARKEHGGSKKKSKKEAPPEYLAIEPFTVNLQPENGDQYLRVAFTLQVDGAEQAELIKANMAKVRSRVLLLLSGKKASEINTVEGKQQLAGEILAVVKQPFESHGEEQEVSDVLFTEFIIQ from the coding sequence ATGAAGGCTGATCCGAAAGCGGACGCAGCGGCAGCACCGGCAGGCGGCAAGAACAAGTTGTTCATGATGATCGGCGCGGCCGTGCTGGTGCTCGGCCTGGGCGGCGGCGCCGGCTGGTACTTCATGCACGGCAGCGGCAACGCGGAAGCGTCCGAGCCGGCCAGGAAGGAGCATGGCGGCAGCAAGAAAAAGAGCAAGAAGGAAGCGCCGCCGGAGTACCTGGCGATCGAGCCTTTCACCGTGAACCTGCAGCCCGAAAACGGCGACCAGTACCTGCGCGTCGCATTCACGCTGCAGGTCGACGGCGCCGAACAGGCCGAGCTCATCAAGGCGAATATGGCCAAGGTGCGCAGCCGCGTGCTGCTGCTCCTGTCCGGCAAGAAGGCATCCGAGATCAATACGGTCGAAGGCAAGCAGCAACTGGCCGGCGAGATCCTGGCCGTCGTGAAGCAACCCTTCGAGTCGCATGGCGAAGAACAGGAAGTCTCGGACGTCCTGTTCACCGAGTTCATCATCCAGTAA
- a CDS encoding family 43 glycosylhydrolase gives MKKTLSLFGVGALLACSFVCGNAAAQAGTTPITFQNASVHDPSVIKVGDTFYVFGSHLASARSKDLMNWTQMTSSVSATNPLFLNGSANVYTELAETFKWAQSTTLWAPDVRQLADGKFYMYYNACKGDSPVSALGVAVANNVEGPYVNKGIILKSGMWGQPSYDGTIYDALRHPNTVDPNVFFDNAGKLWMIYGSYSGGIFIMQMNPANGMPFPGQGYGKRLIGGNHSRIEGAYVMYSPATAYYYMFTSFGGLDANGGYNMRVARSTNPDGPYVDAQGNNMANVKADPSKPLFDDASIAPYGVKLMGNFLFERQLGDPGTGIGTGYVSPGHNSAYYDPATGKHFLIFHTRFPERGEQHEIRVHQMFMNADGWPVVAPYRNTNETLATVHREAVMGDYMYVNHGKDISASIKKSRLITLNANGTVSGAVTGRWALVGSNQVEIDIPGASTYKGLFLRQWDETSKSYVTSFSALSREGIAVFGSRLVPRTDMQVLTAVYNELTLGNTSAVTGNIPLPTAGSRGTVIAWTSSNPAVVSNTGIVTTPASGSVTVTLTARISKGALTLTKSFQVTVTRLGGLVAYYAFDGNLNDSNGSFGAGAVVGNRIDAAGGNLGYEPGLRGNAAVFDGATGVRLPNGLISTNSYTVSLWVKPAQLTAYTPTFFGARTPDAWVSLLPKGHDFVNGATMLWSGTAWYDAGLGMNVPTGQWSHLAFSVNNGAVNVYVNGVRRFNGGNFPDVFTTVSGVFALGVNWWDTPYKGSMDELRIYNRALSDAEVAGLAH, from the coding sequence GTGAAAAAAACCCTGTCCTTATTCGGGGTGGGCGCCCTATTGGCCTGCTCTTTCGTATGCGGCAATGCCGCCGCCCAGGCGGGAACGACGCCGATCACTTTCCAGAATGCGTCCGTGCACGATCCATCGGTGATCAAGGTCGGGGACACGTTTTATGTATTCGGCTCGCACCTCGCTTCCGCCAGGTCGAAGGACCTGATGAACTGGACGCAGATGACGAGCAGCGTCAGCGCCACCAATCCGCTGTTCCTGAACGGCTCGGCAAACGTCTACACCGAACTGGCGGAGACCTTCAAGTGGGCCCAGTCGACCACCCTGTGGGCGCCCGATGTACGGCAGCTGGCGGACGGTAAGTTCTACATGTACTACAACGCCTGCAAGGGCGATTCACCGGTCTCGGCGCTGGGTGTGGCCGTCGCCAACAATGTCGAGGGGCCCTATGTCAACAAGGGCATCATTCTGAAATCCGGGATGTGGGGCCAGCCGAGCTACGACGGCACGATCTACGATGCGCTCAGGCATCCGAACACCGTCGACCCGAATGTCTTCTTCGACAATGCCGGCAAACTGTGGATGATCTATGGCTCCTATTCGGGCGGGATCTTCATCATGCAGATGAATCCGGCGAATGGCATGCCATTCCCGGGGCAAGGCTATGGCAAGCGCCTGATCGGCGGTAATCACAGCCGGATCGAGGGCGCCTATGTCATGTACAGCCCGGCGACCGCCTACTATTACATGTTCACGTCCTTCGGTGGCCTGGATGCGAACGGTGGATACAATATGCGCGTGGCGCGTTCGACGAATCCCGACGGGCCATATGTCGACGCGCAGGGAAACAATATGGCGAATGTGAAGGCCGATCCGTCGAAGCCGCTGTTCGACGATGCCTCGATTGCGCCCTACGGCGTGAAACTGATGGGGAATTTCCTGTTCGAGCGCCAGCTCGGCGATCCCGGCACCGGCATCGGCACCGGTTATGTCTCGCCCGGCCACAATTCGGCCTATTACGACCCGGCCACCGGCAAGCACTTCCTGATTTTCCATACGCGTTTTCCGGAACGCGGCGAACAGCATGAAATCCGCGTACACCAGATGTTCATGAATGCCGACGGCTGGCCGGTCGTTGCGCCTTATCGCAACACCAATGAAACGCTGGCCACGGTACATCGCGAAGCCGTGATGGGCGATTACATGTATGTCAATCACGGCAAGGATATCTCGGCCAGCATCAAGAAATCCCGGCTCATCACGCTGAATGCGAACGGCACGGTGAGCGGCGCGGTGACGGGCAGATGGGCGCTGGTCGGCAGCAACCAGGTCGAAATCGATATTCCCGGCGCCTCGACCTATAAAGGCTTATTCCTCCGCCAGTGGGATGAAACCTCGAAGAGCTATGTGACGAGCTTCTCGGCGCTGTCGCGCGAAGGCATCGCCGTGTTCGGCAGCCGGCTGGTCCCGCGTACCGATATGCAGGTGCTGACCGCCGTCTATAACGAACTCACGCTGGGCAACACCAGTGCTGTGACCGGCAACATTCCGCTGCCCACGGCCGGATCGCGCGGCACGGTGATCGCCTGGACGTCCTCGAATCCGGCGGTGGTGAGCAATACCGGCATCGTCACCACGCCGGCGAGCGGCAGCGTGACGGTGACGCTCACGGCCAGGATCAGCAAAGGCGCCCTGACACTCACGAAGAGCTTCCAGGTCACGGTGACCAGGCTCGGCGGCCTGGTCGCGTACTACGCCTTCGACGGCAACCTCAATGATTCGAACGGCAGCTTCGGCGCCGGCGCCGTCGTCGGCAACCGGATCGATGCGGCGGGCGGCAACCTCGGCTACGAGCCCGGCCTGCGCGGCAACGCGGCCGTCTTCGATGGCGCCACCGGCGTGCGTTTGCCGAACGGCCTGATCTCGACCAACAGCTACACGGTTTCCCTGTGGGTCAAGCCGGCCCAGCTCACGGCCTACACGCCCACCTTCTTCGGCGCGCGCACGCCAGACGCCTGGGTCAGCCTCCTGCCGAAAGGGCACGACTTCGTCAACGGCGCGACCATGCTGTGGTCGGGCACGGCCTGGTACGACGCCGGCCTGGGCATGAATGTCCCGACCGGCCAGTGGTCACACCTGGCTTTCAGCGTCAACAACGGCGCGGTGAATGTCTACGTCAACGGCGTCCGGCGCTTTAACGGGGGCAATTTCCCGGACGTCTTTACGACGGTCAGCGGCGTGTTTGCGCTCGGCGTGAACTGGTGGGACACCCCGTACAAGGGCTCGATGGACGAACTGCGCATCTATAACCGGGCCTTGAGCGATGCCGAAGTCGCCGGCCTGGCGCATTAG
- the fliF gene encoding flagellar basal-body MS-ring/collar protein FliF yields the protein MATAAEPLLDDDLGAHAEPKPKYWETPMGKRVVIGGAIAAAMAVIAAIWLWSSAPDYKVLFSNFSDRDGGAITASLDQMGVKYKFSDGGTAILIPAEQVHNVRLKLAAQGLPRAGNVGFELLENQKLGTSQFVEQVNYQRSLEGELANSIQSVSAVASARVHLALPKASVFVREQQKPTASVLLNLQPGRALDQAQVSAIVHLVASSVPELTPSNVTVVDQNGTLLSDTSAKNGKQLDPNQLKYVEALQQNIVKQVESIIAPIVGQNNVRAEATAEVDFAQVDTAAEMYKPNSPPEPQAIRSQQTSEQTGPGSQNPSGIPGALSNQPPGVATAPIDGAAPAGQQTASTGPTSKNATTNFEVDKTVRFEQKPMGGIKRLTVGVVVNYRRSIDPKTGKVVIKPLTAAEVAQINELVKQAMGYSQARGDTLNVANAPFDGIDKPADQAPDWWKDPNNLPLAKDIAKWVFIALVLLFLWYRILRPLLKPVMKTFDKAVEMPPEPEPVEPEPEAEPDHEEIARIVREAEEQKQVIVYKSNLEMAKTLAQNDPRIVANVIKEWLGAE from the coding sequence ATGGCAACAGCAGCGGAACCACTCCTCGACGACGACCTCGGCGCCCACGCCGAACCCAAGCCGAAATATTGGGAAACCCCGATGGGCAAGCGCGTCGTGATCGGCGGCGCCATCGCGGCTGCCATGGCCGTCATCGCCGCGATCTGGCTGTGGAGCTCGGCGCCCGACTACAAGGTCCTGTTCTCGAACTTCAGCGACCGCGACGGCGGCGCAATCACCGCGTCGCTCGACCAGATGGGGGTCAAGTACAAGTTTTCCGACGGCGGCACCGCGATCCTGATCCCGGCCGAGCAGGTCCACAACGTGCGCCTGAAGCTGGCCGCCCAGGGCCTGCCGCGCGCCGGCAATGTCGGCTTCGAACTGCTCGAGAACCAGAAGCTGGGCACCTCGCAGTTCGTCGAACAGGTCAACTACCAGCGCTCGCTGGAAGGCGAACTGGCGAATTCGATCCAGTCGGTGTCGGCGGTCGCCTCGGCGCGCGTGCACCTGGCGCTGCCGAAAGCCTCCGTGTTCGTGCGCGAGCAGCAGAAGCCGACCGCCTCGGTCCTGCTCAACCTGCAGCCGGGCCGCGCCCTCGACCAGGCCCAGGTCAGCGCCATCGTGCACCTGGTGGCGTCCTCGGTGCCGGAACTGACCCCGTCCAACGTGACCGTGGTCGACCAGAACGGCACCCTCCTTTCCGACACCAGCGCGAAGAACGGCAAGCAGCTCGACCCGAACCAGCTGAAGTACGTCGAAGCCCTGCAGCAGAACATCGTCAAGCAGGTCGAGTCTATCATCGCGCCCATCGTCGGCCAGAACAATGTGCGCGCCGAGGCCACCGCCGAAGTGGACTTCGCCCAGGTCGACACCGCCGCCGAGATGTACAAGCCGAACTCGCCGCCGGAGCCGCAGGCGATCCGCAGCCAGCAGACCTCGGAGCAGACCGGTCCCGGCAGCCAGAACCCGTCCGGCATCCCGGGCGCACTGTCGAACCAGCCGCCGGGCGTGGCCACGGCGCCGATCGACGGCGCCGCCCCGGCTGGCCAGCAAACCGCGAGCACCGGCCCGACCAGCAAGAACGCCACCACCAATTTCGAAGTCGACAAGACCGTGCGCTTCGAGCAGAAGCCGATGGGCGGCATCAAGCGCCTGACCGTGGGCGTGGTGGTCAACTACCGCCGCTCAATCGATCCGAAGACCGGCAAGGTCGTGATCAAGCCGCTCACCGCTGCCGAAGTTGCGCAGATCAACGAACTGGTCAAGCAGGCGATGGGCTACAGCCAGGCGCGCGGCGACACCCTGAACGTGGCCAACGCCCCCTTCGACGGCATCGACAAGCCGGCCGACCAGGCGCCGGACTGGTGGAAGGACCCGAACAACCTGCCGCTGGCGAAGGACATCGCGAAGTGGGTGTTCATCGCACTGGTGCTGCTGTTCCTTTGGTACCGCATCCTTCGTCCGCTGCTGAAGCCGGTGATGAAGACCTTCGACAAGGCGGTGGAAATGCCGCCGGAGCCGGAACCGGTGGAGCCGGAGCCGGAAGCGGAACCGGACCACGAGGAAATCGCGCGGATCGTCCGCGAAGCGGAAGAACAGAAACAGGTCATCGTCTACAAGAGCAACCTCGAGATGGCCAAGACCCTTGCGCAGAACGACCCGCGCATCGTGGCAAACGTGATCAAGGAATGGCTGGGCGCCGAATAA
- the fliG gene encoding flagellar motor switch protein FliG, with translation MSDKDKENINKAAILMLALGESEAAEVMKFLGPREVLKLGAAMAQMKAVQHEEVTAVLTDFRERVDLQSTVGLDSDEYIRQVLTKALGDDKAAVLLNRILGGKDASGIESLKWMDSQSVAELIRNEHPQIIATILVHLERDQACEILAHFTDRLRNDAVLRIATLDGVQPAALRELNDVLTKLLSGNENIKKSSLGGVRTAAEILNFMSGDQESSVMENIKNYDNDMAQKIMDEMFVFDNIIDIDDRGIQLLLREVQSEMLIIALKGASQDLREKVFKNMSQRAAEMMREDLESKGPVRLSEVESQQKQILQIVRRLADEGQIVLGGKGEDSFV, from the coding sequence ATGAGCGACAAGGACAAAGAGAATATCAACAAGGCGGCGATCCTGATGCTGGCCCTGGGCGAATCCGAAGCGGCCGAGGTGATGAAGTTCCTCGGCCCGCGCGAAGTGCTCAAGCTGGGCGCGGCGATGGCGCAGATGAAGGCGGTGCAGCACGAGGAGGTGACGGCCGTGCTGACCGACTTCCGCGAGCGCGTCGACCTGCAGTCGACCGTCGGCCTGGACTCGGACGAGTACATCCGCCAGGTGCTGACCAAGGCGCTGGGCGACGACAAGGCCGCGGTGCTGCTGAACCGCATCCTGGGCGGCAAGGACGCCTCCGGCATCGAGAGCCTGAAGTGGATGGACTCGCAGTCGGTCGCGGAACTGATCCGCAACGAGCACCCGCAGATCATCGCCACCATCCTGGTCCACCTCGAGCGCGACCAGGCCTGCGAGATCCTGGCCCACTTCACGGACCGCCTGCGCAACGACGCGGTGCTGCGTATCGCGACCCTGGACGGCGTGCAGCCGGCCGCCCTGCGCGAGCTGAACGACGTGCTGACCAAGCTCCTGTCGGGTAACGAGAACATCAAGAAGTCCTCGCTGGGCGGCGTGCGCACCGCGGCCGAGATCCTGAACTTCATGAGCGGCGATCAGGAAAGCTCGGTCATGGAGAACATCAAGAACTACGACAACGACATGGCGCAGAAGATCATGGACGAGATGTTCGTGTTCGATAACATCATCGACATCGATGACCGCGGCATCCAGCTGCTGCTGCGCGAAGTGCAGTCCGAGATGCTGATCATCGCGCTCAAGGGCGCCAGCCAGGACCTGCGCGAGAAGGTCTTCAAGAACATGTCGCAGCGTGCGGCCGAGATGATGCGCGAAGACCTCGAATCGAAGGGTCCGGTGCGCCTGTCCGAAGTGGAATCCCAGCAGAAGCAGATCCTGCAGATCGTCCGCCGCCTGGCCGACGAAGGCCAGATCGTCCTGGGCGGCAAAGGTGAGGACTCGTTCGTCTGA
- a CDS encoding flagellar hook-length control protein FliK, with translation MQTTSSLPIQLNTNSPAQRNGAAANGDAAQFSAVLSNELELRHAAPEPAPAPAAPKAEAPKPKAAEKPAQPDGAAEAQQAAKPQAADKPAAADKSADAKDSDEAGDEDGKADAQPGQAGDPASAMLALMASLQQPAKDAKDAKASTAAANAWDALGGAAGKGKRGDTAQLAALQAAMKSVSKDGAGIATSAGKAFSDTAALRNPALAAAGAALGADDKPAGADATAKLGADLRAALTATKGAAATGQGEAQLDAAALSLQQAREAAVHEPLPAAAALAQAQPAVMEAVQAAAAAEGLSARVGTEAWENQVGQKIVYMAGSEEQTASLTLNPPDLGPLQVVLSVSNDQASVSFSANQEEVRQALENALPRLREMMSESGITLGNASVNAGMPDGSQAREQAARNSGGFGNGGNNGRGRGNGGNTVEDSVARPVTRTAILGDRGMVDTFA, from the coding sequence ATGCAGACCACTTCCTCCCTTCCGATCCAGCTGAACACCAACAGCCCGGCCCAGCGCAACGGCGCCGCCGCCAACGGCGACGCGGCGCAGTTCAGCGCCGTGCTGTCGAATGAACTGGAGCTGCGCCACGCCGCGCCGGAACCGGCCCCTGCACCGGCCGCGCCGAAAGCGGAAGCGCCGAAGCCGAAGGCCGCCGAGAAGCCGGCCCAGCCCGACGGCGCGGCCGAAGCGCAGCAGGCCGCGAAGCCGCAAGCGGCGGACAAGCCCGCGGCCGCCGACAAGAGCGCCGACGCCAAGGACAGCGACGAGGCCGGCGACGAGGACGGCAAAGCCGACGCGCAGCCGGGCCAGGCCGGCGATCCCGCCAGCGCCATGCTGGCCCTGATGGCGAGCCTGCAGCAGCCGGCCAAGGACGCGAAGGATGCCAAGGCGAGCACTGCCGCCGCCAACGCCTGGGACGCCCTCGGCGGCGCCGCCGGCAAGGGCAAGCGCGGCGACACCGCCCAGCTGGCGGCCCTGCAGGCGGCGATGAAATCGGTGTCGAAGGACGGCGCCGGCATCGCCACCAGCGCCGGCAAGGCCTTCTCCGATACCGCGGCCCTGCGCAACCCGGCCCTGGCCGCCGCCGGCGCCGCCCTCGGCGCGGACGACAAGCCCGCCGGCGCCGACGCCACGGCCAAGCTGGGCGCCGACCTGCGCGCCGCGCTGACGGCCACCAAGGGCGCCGCCGCCACGGGCCAGGGCGAGGCGCAGCTCGATGCGGCCGCACTCAGCCTGCAGCAGGCGCGCGAAGCCGCCGTGCACGAACCGCTTCCCGCGGCGGCCGCCCTGGCCCAGGCCCAGCCGGCCGTGATGGAGGCCGTGCAGGCCGCCGCCGCCGCCGAGGGGCTCTCCGCACGGGTCGGCACCGAAGCATGGGAAAACCAGGTCGGCCAGAAGATCGTCTACATGGCCGGCAGCGAGGAGCAGACCGCTTCGTTGACCCTGAACCCGCCGGACCTCGGTCCGCTGCAGGTGGTGCTCTCGGTGAGCAACGACCAGGCCAGCGTGAGCTTCTCGGCCAACCAGGAAGAGGTGCGCCAGGCCCTCGAGAACGCCCTGCCGCGCCTGCGCGAAATGATGAGCGAGAGCGGCATCACGCTGGGTAACGCCAGCGTCAACGCCGGCATGCCCGACGGCAGCCAGGCCCGGGAGCAGGCCGCGCGCAACAGCGGCGGCTTCGGCAACGGCGGCAATAACGGCCGTGGCCGTGGCAATGGCGGCAATACCGTCGAGGACAGCGTGGCCCGTCCGGTGACCCGCACCGCGATCCTTGGCGACAGGGGCATGGTCGATACCTTTGCGTGA
- the fliI gene encoding flagellar protein export ATPase FliI, translating to MTLAGETGPDRHTARWKSYLKDCGNVLDFVEPMLVSGRVTRVAGLVMECVGLKLAVGSACTIPVASGARIEAEVVGFEGERLFLMPQSDVEGVIPGSRVFPVEPSVPKPGSVDHPRRRPMDRARHLPVGWGLLGRVVDGAGRPLDGKGPLDTLEVGPLNARPINPLERAPISETLDVGVRAINSMLTVGRGQRLGLFAGTGVGKSVLLGMIARYTTADVIVVGLIGERGREVKEFIEQILGEEGLARSVVVAAPADSPPLLRMQGAAYATAIAEHFRDEGKNVMLIMDSLTRYAQAQREIALAIGEPPATKGYPPSVFAKLPVLVERAGNGHEGGGSITAFYTVLSEGDDQQDPIADAARGILDGHIVLNRRLAEAGHYPAIDIEQSISRAMHGITSREHQQAARTLKQLYSRYERSRDLISVGAYVAGTDPVLDKAIVLHERIEAFLCQEIHDNTDMLQSLGELTSLFG from the coding sequence ATGACGCTCGCCGGCGAAACGGGCCCGGACCGCCACACGGCGCGCTGGAAGTCCTACCTGAAGGACTGCGGCAATGTGCTCGATTTCGTCGAGCCGATGCTGGTCTCGGGCCGCGTCACGCGCGTGGCCGGCCTGGTGATGGAATGCGTCGGCCTGAAGCTGGCGGTGGGCAGCGCCTGCACGATCCCGGTGGCCAGCGGCGCGCGCATCGAAGCCGAGGTCGTCGGCTTCGAGGGCGAGCGCCTGTTCCTGATGCCGCAGAGCGACGTCGAAGGCGTGATACCGGGTTCGCGCGTGTTCCCGGTCGAGCCGAGCGTGCCGAAGCCCGGCAGTGTCGACCACCCGCGCCGCCGTCCGATGGACCGCGCACGCCACCTGCCGGTCGGCTGGGGCCTGCTGGGCCGCGTGGTCGACGGCGCCGGCCGCCCGCTGGACGGCAAGGGCCCGCTCGACACCCTCGAAGTGGGCCCGCTGAACGCACGCCCGATCAACCCGCTCGAACGCGCACCGATCTCGGAGACGCTGGACGTGGGCGTGCGCGCCATCAATTCCATGCTCACCGTCGGCCGCGGCCAGCGTCTCGGCCTGTTCGCCGGTACCGGCGTCGGTAAATCGGTGCTGCTGGGGATGATCGCGCGCTACACCACGGCCGACGTGATCGTGGTCGGCCTGATCGGCGAGCGTGGCCGCGAGGTGAAGGAATTCATCGAACAGATCCTGGGCGAGGAAGGCCTGGCCCGCTCCGTGGTGGTGGCGGCGCCGGCCGATTCGCCGCCGCTGCTGCGCATGCAGGGCGCCGCGTATGCGACCGCCATCGCCGAGCACTTCCGCGACGAGGGCAAGAACGTCATGCTGATCATGGATTCGCTGACCCGCTACGCGCAGGCGCAGCGCGAGATCGCGCTCGCCATCGGCGAACCGCCCGCCACCAAGGGCTATCCGCCATCGGTGTTCGCCAAGCTGCCGGTGCTGGTCGAACGCGCCGGCAACGGCCATGAAGGCGGCGGCTCCATCACCGCCTTCTACACCGTGCTGTCCGAGGGCGACGACCAGCAGGACCCGATCGCCGACGCGGCGCGCGGTATCCTCGACGGCCACATCGTCCTCAACCGCCGGCTGGCCGAAGCCGGCCACTACCCGGCGATCGACATCGAACAGTCGATCTCGCGTGCGATGCACGGCATCACCTCGCGCGAGCACCAGCAGGCGGCGCGCACGCTCAAGCAGCTGTACTCGCGCTACGAGCGCTCGCGCGACCTGATCAGCGTGGGCGCCTACGTCGCCGGCACCGACCCGGTGCTCGACAAGGCGATCGTCCTGCACGAGCGCATCGAAGCCTTCCTGTGCCAGGAAATCCATGACAACACCGACATGCTGCAGAGTTTGGGGGAATTGACCTCTCTGTTCGGCTGA
- a CDS encoding flagellar assembly protein FliH, whose product MVNSKDFQPMFKRWEMTSFGDERAGAVAERRAAEAAAAAAEAQAAALRAMQPPPPPPAPTISEEELEAIREAARQQGYAEGFAAGQSTGHASGYDDGMAMGRAEAAAELTHMQGIAATFGDAVTQADEAIAADVLELALHLAKNMVRTAFEVRPELILPVVREAVDYLPNLQQPALLILHPEDALIVRDNIGHELEKTGWRIVEDGNVARGGCRIDTASNQIDAQIASRWQRLAHALGRDVEWLA is encoded by the coding sequence ATGGTGAACTCGAAAGACTTCCAGCCCATGTTCAAGCGCTGGGAAATGACCTCCTTCGGCGACGAGCGCGCCGGCGCCGTGGCCGAACGCCGCGCTGCCGAAGCAGCAGCCGCCGCCGCTGAAGCGCAAGCCGCCGCCCTGCGCGCGATGCAGCCGCCCCCTCCCCCGCCGGCGCCGACGATCAGCGAGGAAGAGCTCGAAGCGATCCGCGAAGCCGCGCGCCAGCAAGGCTATGCCGAGGGCTTCGCGGCCGGCCAGTCCACCGGCCACGCCAGCGGCTACGACGACGGCATGGCCATGGGTCGCGCCGAGGCGGCCGCCGAGCTGACCCACATGCAGGGCATCGCCGCCACCTTCGGCGACGCCGTCACCCAGGCCGACGAGGCGATCGCGGCCGACGTGCTGGAACTGGCCCTGCACCTGGCGAAGAACATGGTGCGCACCGCTTTCGAGGTGCGTCCCGAACTGATCCTGCCGGTGGTGCGCGAAGCGGTCGACTACCTGCCGAACCTGCAGCAGCCGGCCCTCCTGATCCTGCATCCGGAGGACGCCCTGATCGTCCGCGACAACATCGGCCACGAGCTCGAAAAAACCGGCTGGCGCATCGTCGAGGACGGCAACGTCGCGCGCGGCGGCTGCCGCATCGACACCGCCAGCAACCAGATCGACGCCCAGATCGCCTCGCGCTGGCAGCGCCTGGCGCATGCGCTGGGCCGCGACGTGGAGTGGCTGGCATGA
- the fliJ gene encoding flagellar export protein FliJ, with protein MANPSALDTLIDLAQRESDHRAKRLGAALKALEEAEQKLQMLLGYRQDYADRLDQAQVNGITPFAYANFVAFMGKLDNAVSGQQEVIKHAQYKADTERNALQESERKRLSYRTLNDRAAAQALAVETRRDQKTMDDFAARTARFKR; from the coding sequence ATGGCCAATCCATCCGCACTCGACACCCTGATCGACCTCGCCCAGCGCGAGTCCGACCACCGCGCCAAGCGGCTCGGCGCGGCGCTGAAGGCGCTCGAGGAAGCCGAACAGAAGCTGCAGATGCTGCTGGGTTACCGCCAGGATTATGCGGACCGCCTGGACCAGGCCCAGGTGAACGGCATCACGCCCTTCGCCTACGCCAACTTCGTCGCCTTCATGGGCAAGCTGGACAACGCGGTCAGCGGCCAGCAGGAAGTGATCAAGCATGCCCAGTACAAGGCCGACACCGAACGCAATGCGCTGCAGGAGAGCGAGCGCAAGCGCCTCTCCTACCGCACCCTGAACGATCGCGCGGCGGCCCAGGCGCTGGCCGTCGAGACCAGGCGCGACCAGAAAACGATGGACGACTTCGCGGCCCGGACCGCACGATTCAAACGCTAA
- the fliE gene encoding flagellar hook-basal body complex protein FliE has translation MNIGGIDSSRIEAMMAQLKAAASKPATPSAGSAASALASGGIGGIGGLGKAGAADAAESSSKVSFSDALKAQLDNVSKAQNQADDMGKRFAAGDDSVSLSDTMISMQKASITFQATVQVRNKLVSAYHDIMNMQV, from the coding sequence ATGAATATCGGCGGAATCGACAGCAGCCGTATCGAAGCGATGATGGCGCAACTGAAGGCGGCGGCGAGCAAGCCGGCCACGCCCTCGGCCGGCTCCGCGGCCTCGGCGCTGGCGTCCGGCGGCATCGGCGGGATTGGCGGCCTGGGCAAGGCCGGCGCTGCGGACGCGGCCGAGTCCTCGTCGAAGGTCAGCTTTTCCGATGCCCTGAAGGCCCAGCTGGACAACGTCAGCAAGGCCCAGAACCAGGCCGACGACATGGGCAAGCGCTTCGCCGCGGGCGACGACTCGGTCAGCCTGTCCGACACCATGATCTCGATGCAGAAAGCCAGCATTACCTTCCAGGCGACGGTGCAGGTGAGGAACAAGCTGGTCTCGGCCTACCACGACATCATGAACATGCAAGTCTAA